A stretch of the Candidatus Nealsonbacteria bacterium genome encodes the following:
- a CDS encoding GIY-YIG nuclease family protein has protein sequence MYYVYILQRKRNSHFYIGYTNNLKKRVKQHQRKDQSRLIYYEAYLSEKIARIRERRLKHYGSAWRALRKRIGA, from the coding sequence ATGTATTATGTTTATATCTTGCAAAGAAAAAGAAACAGTCATTTTTATATAGGTTATACTAATAATTTAAAAAAGAGGGTTAAACAACACCAAAGAAAAGATCAATCTCGGTTAATTTATTACGAAGCTTATCTGTCAGAAAAAATAGCAAGGATAAGAGAAAGAAGATTAAAACATTATGGAAGTGCCTGGCGAGCCCTCAGAAAGAGAATTGGTGCTTAG
- a CDS encoding GtrA family protein codes for MKKIDILAALIIGEASALLALVIFKNIRLEIPFFWSLIIILPILTLFGLWIASLIGKKFLILWQAAKFALVGILNTLVDLGVLNVLSLILGITTGFGFSVLKGISFIVAVTNSYFWNKFWTFRKKESTEPKKEFTQFFIVSLIGFGINVGVASLVVIVIGPQFGLSEKIWLNIGAITAAFFGMAWNFLGYKFIVFK; via the coding sequence ATGAAGAAAATTGATATTTTAGCAGCTTTAATTATCGGTGAGGCATCGGCCTTATTGGCTTTGGTTATCTTCAAAAACATTCGCTTGGAAATACCTTTTTTCTGGTCTTTAATAATTATTCTGCCAATCTTGACGTTATTCGGGCTTTGGATAGCTTCTTTAATCGGCAAGAAATTTCTCATTTTATGGCAGGCAGCAAAATTCGCTTTGGTGGGCATTCTGAATACTCTTGTAGATTTAGGAGTTCTAAATGTTTTGAGCTTAATATTAGGAATTACCACAGGTTTTGGTTTTAGTGTTTTAAAAGGGATTTCTTTCATTGTTGCTGTAACTAATAGTTATTTTTGGAATAAATTTTGGACTTTTAGAAAAAAAGAATCAACTGAACCAAAGAAAGAATTTACCCAGTTTTTTATTGTTAGCTTAATAGGGTTTGGGATAAATGTTGGAGTAGCTTCTTTGGTTGTGATTGTAATAGGCCCGCAATTCGGTTTATCAGAAAAGATTTGGCTGAATATTGGCGCAATAACGGCTGCTTTCTTTGGTATGGCCTGGAATTTCCTCGGTTACAAATTTATCGTTTTTAAATAA
- a CDS encoding DNA recombination protein RmuC, protein MTEIVTGLLVLVIVGLMIVIFLVSRKKPEKQSESFVILQQQLNNIAQVLDSKLSESTKAIQTQFGQSTKIIQDVTEKLTRLDETNRQVVSFADQLRNLQDILKNPKQRGVLGEYYLETVLKNVLPPSSYQMQYSFKDGSIVDAVVFANKRIIPIDSKFSLENYNRILESHNPEDKRRYELSFIGDLKARIDETAKYVKPEENTMDFAFMFIPSEAVFYDLLINKVGVVTDDTNNLIHYAGKKKVIVVSPTSFLAYLQTVLQGLRNQKISEQAQEIIKEVERLGKHLSTYSEYMKRLGNHLGTTVGSYNKAGKEFEKIDKDVVKIAGGKSQIKIKQLDRPREQD, encoded by the coding sequence ATGACAGAGATAGTAACTGGCCTTTTAGTTTTAGTTATTGTAGGATTGATGATAGTGATTTTTCTGGTATCAAGGAAAAAACCGGAGAAACAGTCAGAATCATTCGTAATACTCCAGCAACAGTTAAATAATATTGCTCAGGTTTTAGATAGCAAATTATCCGAATCAACAAAAGCTATTCAGACTCAATTCGGCCAAAGTACCAAAATTATTCAGGATGTTACCGAGAAGTTAACAAGGCTAGACGAAACCAATCGTCAGGTTGTAAGCTTTGCCGATCAACTGCGCAACCTTCAAGATATTCTGAAGAATCCCAAACAACGAGGTGTTTTGGGCGAGTATTACCTGGAGACTGTTCTGAAAAATGTTTTACCGCCAAGTTCTTATCAAATGCAATATTCATTTAAGGATGGCAGTATAGTTGATGCTGTAGTATTTGCCAACAAACGGATTATTCCTATTGATTCAAAGTTTAGTCTGGAAAATTATAACCGTATACTGGAATCGCATAATCCCGAAGACAAGAGAAGATATGAATTGTCTTTTATTGGTGACCTTAAGGCTCGGATTGATGAAACGGCCAAATACGTAAAACCGGAAGAAAACACAATGGATTTTGCTTTTATGTTTATTCCCTCAGAGGCCGTTTTCTATGATTTACTTATTAATAAGGTAGGAGTAGTTACCGACGACACAAACAATCTAATTCACTATGCCGGAAAGAAAAAAGTTATAGTTGTTTCTCCGACATCCTTTCTGGCGTATTTACAAACTGTTTTACAGGGCCTGAGAAATCAAAAGATTTCCGAGCAGGCTCAGGAAATCATCAAAGAAGTGGAGAGACTGGGCAAACATTTATCGACCTATAGCGAATACATGAAAAGACTTGGCAATCATCTGGGAACAACCGTGGGTAGCTATAATAAAGCTGGTAAAGAATTTGAAAAAATTGATAAAGACGTGGTGAAAATTGCGGGTGGGAAATCGCAAATAAAGATTAAACAATTAGATAGACCAAGAGAACAAGATTAA
- a CDS encoding cysteine--tRNA ligase — protein sequence MLKFYNTLSRKKEAFKPSGSLQIGMYICGPTVYGPGHIGHARTYIAFDVIRRYLEHKGYKVKFIMNITDVHDDVIKESKRLKVPFLNLSEEYTKLFLKDMRLLGIKEANHYPRVTKHIKEIIKFITKLIEKGCAYKEKNSVYFDVSKFKDYGKLSGIKLKKTLAGTRVETDKYEREEASDFALWKASSSKEPGWSSPWGKGRPGWHIECSVMSQKYLGRQIDIHGGAKDLIFPHHENEIAQSESLISKKPFVKYWLHSGLLTIKGQKMAKSLKNYITIEKALENWPTRVLRLFIISSHYRSPQDFNEKALRQAQKGIERIDEFLDKLKRLRGRKRPAKNSALQAQKEFEKAMNDDFNTPVALASLFRLITQGNYLLDKERLTFADAQDILKFLREIDKIFDFIFWKESKKEKVPENILILIKEREKYRKRGDYKKADQIRKKIKKEGYWLKDTKKGPKVKKL from the coding sequence ATGCTGAAATTCTATAATACCCTATCTCGAAAAAAAGAGGCTTTTAAACCAAGTGGATCGCTTCAAATAGGAATGTACATTTGTGGTCCTACGGTCTATGGTCCCGGACACATTGGCCATGCTAGGACTTATATTGCCTTTGATGTGATTAGAAGATATTTGGAGCATAAGGGATATAAAGTGAAATTCATAATGAATATTACTGATGTTCACGATGATGTAATAAAAGAATCGAAAAGATTAAAAGTCCCCTTTTTAAATTTATCTGAAGAATATACAAAATTATTTTTGAAAGATATGCGCCTTCTCGGGATCAAAGAAGCAAATCATTATCCCAGAGTAACAAAACATATTAAAGAAATAATTAAATTCATTACAAAGCTTATCGAGAAAGGGTGCGCTTATAAAGAGAAAAATTCTGTTTATTTCGATGTTTCAAAATTCAAAGATTATGGCAAACTTTCGGGGATTAAATTGAAGAAAACTTTGGCAGGAACCAGGGTAGAAACCGATAAATATGAGAGGGAAGAAGCTTCGGACTTTGCCCTTTGGAAAGCATCATCCTCTAAAGAACCAGGCTGGTCAAGTCCCTGGGGAAAAGGCCGGCCAGGCTGGCATATTGAGTGTTCTGTAATGTCTCAGAAATATTTAGGAAGACAGATTGATATTCACGGGGGAGCTAAAGACTTAATTTTCCCTCACCATGAAAACGAAATTGCCCAATCAGAGTCTTTAATTTCAAAAAAACCTTTTGTTAAATATTGGCTGCATTCTGGTTTATTGACTATCAAGGGTCAAAAAATGGCAAAATCTCTGAAAAATTACATTACTATTGAAAAAGCTCTCGAAAATTGGCCCACTAGAGTTCTTCGCCTATTTATAATTAGCAGCCATTATCGATCTCCCCAGGACTTTAATGAAAAGGCATTGAGGCAGGCCCAAAAAGGGATAGAAAGAATTGATGAATTTTTAGACAAACTAAAGAGATTAAGAGGTAGAAAACGACCGGCTAAAAATTCAGCTTTGCAGGCTCAGAAAGAATTCGAAAAAGCAATGAATGATGATTTTAACACTCCGGTTGCCTTAGCCTCACTTTTCCGCCTCATCACTCAAGGAAACTATCTCCTGGACAAAGAAAGATTAACTTTTGCAGATGCCCAAGATATTTTAAAATTTTTAAGAGAAATAGATAAAATTTTCGACTTTATCTTTTGGAAGGAATCTAAAAAAGAAAAAGTTCCTGAAAATATTTTGATATTAATCAAAGAAAGAGAAAAATATCGGAAAAGAGGAGATTATAAAAAAGCTGACCAGATAAGAAAAAAAATAAAAAAAGAAGGTTATTGGCTTAAAGACACTAAAAAGGGACCAAAAGTTAAAAAACTATAA
- the dnaB gene encoding replicative DNA helicase, translating to MEQNSTTNLKLPDKLPPQSIEAEKCILGSLMLDNSAILRVADFLEARDFYQAVHQGIYQAINDLFEKREPIDLLSVSNRLKEKDQLEVVGGNSYLTELINSVPTAAHALNYAKIVQRKKLLRNLIDASHEIGLLGFDETEDIDVLLDKAEKRIFSVAQRNLSQDFVPVKATLEEAFERIDKLSKQKGGIRGLPTGFAKLDNLISGFQKSDLIILASRPTMGKSAISLDFARHAAVDGGVPVGIFSLEMAKDQVVDRLIAAQANVDLWKLRTGRLSSEGEENDFSRIQQALGVLSEAPIYIDDAATSNILQMRAMARRLQASKGLGLLIIDYLQLIDPRNIAASPVQQMTEISRSLKALARELNTPVLAISQLSRAVEQRSPQIPRLSDLRESGSIEQDADVVLFIYREDRYRSETLKKNIADLIVAKHRNGPVGKAELYFDEGKVSFRSLEKTYEE from the coding sequence ATGGAACAAAATTCTACCACTAACCTTAAGCTGCCAGATAAGCTCCCTCCTCAAAGCATTGAGGCTGAAAAATGTATTTTGGGCTCTTTAATGCTGGATAATTCAGCCATCCTAAGAGTAGCTGACTTCTTAGAGGCCCGTGATTTCTATCAGGCGGTTCATCAGGGAATTTATCAGGCAATAAACGATCTTTTCGAAAAAAGAGAACCTATTGATTTACTCTCGGTCTCTAACCGCCTTAAAGAAAAAGACCAACTAGAAGTAGTTGGAGGAAATAGCTATCTAACAGAGTTGATCAACTCTGTTCCGACGGCTGCTCATGCTTTGAATTATGCTAAAATAGTCCAGAGAAAAAAACTACTGAGAAACTTAATTGATGCCAGCCATGAGATTGGACTTTTAGGTTTCGACGAGACAGAAGATATAGACGTATTGCTTGATAAAGCCGAAAAAAGAATTTTTAGTGTTGCCCAAAGAAATTTAAGCCAAGATTTTGTGCCAGTAAAAGCTACTTTAGAAGAAGCCTTTGAAAGAATTGATAAATTATCCAAACAAAAAGGAGGAATAAGAGGATTGCCAACTGGTTTTGCTAAGTTGGATAATTTAATCTCTGGTTTTCAAAAATCTGATCTTATTATTTTGGCTTCTAGGCCCACAATGGGAAAATCTGCTATTTCTTTAGACTTTGCCAGACATGCAGCAGTTGATGGAGGAGTACCGGTGGGAATATTTTCTCTGGAAATGGCAAAAGATCAGGTTGTTGATAGGTTGATTGCCGCTCAAGCCAATGTTGATTTGTGGAAATTGAGGACAGGACGGCTCTCCAGCGAAGGAGAAGAAAATGACTTTTCACGAATCCAACAAGCCTTGGGAGTGTTATCTGAAGCTCCAATTTATATTGATGATGCTGCTACTTCAAATATTTTACAGATGAGGGCAATGGCAAGAAGGCTGCAGGCATCTAAGGGTTTAGGATTACTTATTATTGATTATCTTCAGTTAATTGATCCCAGAAATATAGCTGCCAGTCCGGTTCAACAAATGACTGAAATCTCCCGTTCATTGAAAGCTTTAGCCAGAGAACTAAATACCCCCGTTTTGGCTATTTCTCAACTATCTCGAGCGGTGGAGCAAAGGTCTCCCCAAATCCCCAGACTTTCTGATTTACGAGAATCGGGTTCCATTGAGCAGGATGCCGACGTTGTTTTATTTATCTATCGTGAAGATCGCTATCGTTCCGAAACCTTGAAGAAAAATATTGCTGATCTTATTGTGGCTAAACACCGCAATGGCCCCGTTGGTAAGGCTGAACTTTATTTTGACGAAGGAAAAGTAAGTTTCCGAAGTTTGGAAAAAACTTACGAAGAATAA
- the recR gene encoding recombination protein RecR has protein sequence MYPPLIQKLIKQFSKFPTVGPRTATRFVFYLLRMGETEVEEFVSLISQLKKRIKSCSFCFNPFEPVQILPGKISADEEGKNLCLICRNPSREKSLLCVVEKESDLASLEKIKKYKGLYFILGGNISSLRKKDFEKLKINKLIERIKNPAEFGLRDADFQEIILAINPTTEGEATALYLERKLKPLNKKITRLGRGLPVGGELEYADEETLESALEGRK, from the coding sequence ATGTATCCTCCTTTAATTCAAAAGCTTATTAAACAGTTCTCAAAATTTCCTACCGTAGGGCCACGGACAGCTACCCGCTTTGTTTTTTATTTGTTAAGAATGGGAGAAACAGAAGTGGAAGAGTTTGTTTCTTTAATTTCTCAACTTAAAAAAAGGATAAAATCCTGTTCTTTTTGTTTTAATCCTTTTGAGCCCGTCCAAATTTTGCCGGGCAAAATTTCTGCGGATGAAGAAGGAAAAAATCTTTGCCTGATCTGCCGGAATCCTTCCCGAGAAAAATCCCTGCTATGTGTCGTAGAGAAAGAATCCGACTTAGCTTCTTTGGAAAAGATAAAAAAATACAAAGGTCTTTATTTTATTTTAGGCGGAAATATTTCCAGTTTAAGGAAAAAAGACTTTGAAAAATTAAAGATAAATAAACTGATAGAAAGAATAAAAAATCCTGCAGAATTTGGCCTTCGAGACGCTGATTTTCAGGAAATCATTTTAGCTATAAATCCAACCACGGAAGGAGAAGCTACGGCCTTATACCTTGAGAGAAAACTTAAACCTTTAAATAAAAAAATCACCCGGCTTGGCCGGGGGCTACCAGTGGGAGGAGAATTAGAATATGCTGACGAGGAAACGCTTGAGAGCGCTTTAGAAGGGCGAAAATAA
- the rplU gene encoding 50S ribosomal protein L21 has translation MTLAVIKTGGKQYIVSPGDKIKIEKLEVKEGKETTFNEVLLLEKGRKIEIGTPFIKGAKVTGKVLSHGKRKKVIIFKYKSKKRYKKKKGHRQPFTEVEITKIVLSQ, from the coding sequence ATGACCTTAGCAGTGATTAAAACAGGAGGTAAGCAATATATTGTTTCCCCGGGAGATAAAATCAAAATTGAGAAATTAGAGGTTAAAGAAGGAAAAGAAACCACTTTCAATGAAGTTTTGTTATTGGAGAAAGGCAGAAAAATAGAGATTGGCACTCCATTTATAAAAGGAGCAAAAGTGACCGGGAAAGTTTTATCTCACGGCAAAAGGAAAAAAGTAATTATTTTTAAATATAAATCCAAGAAACGATATAAAAAGAAAAAAGGCCACAGACAGCCTTTTACCGAAGTAGAAATAACCAAGATTGTACTTAGCCAATAA